The genome window ATATCGAGGTCATTAATTTTATAATCTGCTAAAGTATGAAGCAATGTTTGGACATTACCTTGAACTTTTATAATGGCTTGTGTTGGTCCAGTCTGTTCAATTTTAAGCTGCTCACCTAAGAAACGAGATAGCTCTTGTTCGCTTTGAAATTCAATTAAAAACTTTTTGGATTTTCGTTTTTTTAAGTCAGCAATTGTTTCCGTTGCAACAATTTTCCCGGCATTAAGTATCGCTACACGATCACAGGTTTTTTCAATTTCTTCAATCATATGAGAGGACATGAATATCGTCGTCCCTTTTTCTTTTTCAGCTAAAATAAATTCTATAAATTTTGTTTGTATAAGAGGGTCTAATCCACTTGTCGGTTCATCTAGAATGACTATCTCTGGGTTATGCATAAATGCACAAATTAGACCTACTTTTTGCTTCATACCTTTTGACATTTTCTTTATAAGCCCTGCGGCATTTAATTCAAAGTATTGCATGAGTTCATTAGCCCTTGTTAAATCATGTAACCCTCGCATTTGAGCAATAAATTTGATAAATTGTTGTCCCGTCATTTTATCGATAAACGCAATTTCACCAGGCAAATACCCTACAAATTTTTGAATTTCAGCTGTAGATTGGCGACAATTCAACCCTTTTATGGAACACTGTCCTTCTGTTGGCTGTAAGAACCCCATTAAATGCCGTATTGTTGTAGATTTACCTGCTCCATTTGGCCCTAAAAATCCGAACACCTCACCTTTTTTGATTTGTAAGTCCACATTCTGTACACTATAAAAGTCCCCAAATCTTTTAGTTAGATTATTGACCTCGATCATTGCCATACAATTCACCCCTTCAACTGTTCTTTATAATGATTATAAGACTAATTTTCAAAAAAATAATTACTATAAAGTGAAACTCTAATCAGTGGGGCTACATCCTTCACTGGTTAGTAGTCTTCACTAATCAGGCTTTTACAGGCAGTTAATCTTTCGTTGCTTCCGCTGAATTTTAAGGTGGGAATGTTGTACCTTTTCAGTACAGATAAATTACTGGCCGTTATTACGGGATAAAAAAAGAACATGAATGGCTTCTTATTAAAAGACTCCTTCATGTTCTTTGCCTATTGATTACAAATGTAACCTCAACTTGAAGATATTTATTCTCCATAATAATTATTCAGTGCTACTTCTAAACGTTCTTCTAGGTGCATTGAAATATAGCTCAACACAAATTGTTCCTTTTCCATCTCAATTTGAGCGGAACGAAAAAATTTTCTGAAATAGCCTGCCTTATTGTCTATCGAAAATAGCTGTAATGCTTCTGTCCGTAATGTCGACACAATTTCATTTTCAATATGACGCTCACGAATTTTTTGAACAATATCCTTTACGCTGCCCTCTTGCAATTCTGAAATTTGCATTTGTAGGTTTTCATTTTCTTGTTTAAGTTCAGCGGTTTCTTTTTGAATTTCTTCTACTTGAAGATTTGACTCAGAGGATACTAATTGAATCTTTTGTGTAAGAAAATCTTGATTTATCGTTACTTGTAAGGCTCCACGTTCTTCATTTGGAAGGATATTAAAAAGTCCTGTTTGTATCATTTGCTGTAGAACATTTCCAAGAACATCAACTTTATTGGCTAAATCATCATCAGCCATAGTTGTTGCAGTTATTTGATGTTTGATAAGCTGACCGTTGTCATCAATTCCTAATAAAAGTTTTAAGCCTTTGACACGGAGTTCATCCTTTAGCAGTAATATCATGCGAAGTCTTAAAATAGCAGGCAGATTCAAACGAATATTGGTGTTTGGGCTTTTCGTAGCATTATCAAAAATATACTGTTCGAATGGTTTAATGTAATAACGAAGCATCGTATCAGTTATTTCAAACCAGCCAGCGACTTCTGAAGTAGAATAATTATTTGCTTCCTCAATATGCGCTAAATAGCCGTCATTATAAAGTATTTCTTCTGAAGGTGTATTTTGTATTACGACAAACAATGGGTCATGTTGCACAATTCCGAGTACCATTTCTTTTGCATCATTTAGTTTAAGCATCCTTTCACACCCCACTTTATTTTTCCGTATAACTCTATATAGGTTTCTATTCTATTGGAAGCAAATGTATGACTATTTTGTGAAGGGAATAATTATTAGAACAAATGACCTAACAACCCTTTCTCCACTTATGCGGTTATCTATACCGAGGGGAAGCGTTAAGTACAAGACTTCCACAAAAAATTTAAAGCAGCGGGGTAGGAGGTTAACTGTCCGTATAAGCCCGATTGGTGAAGAGAATAATCCGTGGGGATAAAGAAAACCCCGTGGATTAAAGTTTCACTTTAGGTTCTTAAGAAAAATTTAAGAAATCTCCTCGGAAATCTTTAAGAAATGCTCTTTATATTAAAAGTATTCAAATAATACTTTGATCGGGGAGAAAATGTATGTTAACGTTCCTTACAGAATTTATAAAACATCCGAAAACGATAGGTGCGATTTCACCTAGTTCAAAAAAATTAGCGAAAAAAATGGTCGACCAAATTTGTTTTGAAAATGCCCGATGTATTGTTGAACTAGGGCCGGGTACGGGTTCATTTACGAAAGAATTAGTGAAAAGAAAAGAGCAGTCAACAAAGTTAATTCTTATTGAAAGTAATGAAGTTTTTTGTGACAAGCTTCGTGAACAATTTGAACATGAGCCGAGTATAATCGTAATACATGGATCAGCTGAGAATTTATGCATATATATGTCAGCATTAAATATTAAAAAAATTGATTATGTCGTATCTGGATTACCTTTTACTTCATTGAATCCTGCCATTTCATCTCGTATTTTACAGAATGTAAAGGAATGCTTAGAGGACGGAGAATTTATTACATTCCAATATTCACTTGTTAGGAAATCCTTTATTCAAAATTATTTTGAGGATATTTCACATGAAAAAGTATGGATTAACTTTCCACCTGCTTATGTGCTCAGCTGCAAAATTGGAAATGTGAGGGCTAGTTAATGGGGTTACAAGATCTTTTATCAACTATTGAGCAATACGGTTATTTTGCTTTATTTTTCAGCTTATGGATAGGAATCGTTGGTATGCCCCTTCCTGATGAGATGATTGTTATGAGTGGTGGATTTTTATCATCGTTAGGAAAAATGAGTGTGTTGAAAGCTTTTGTACTAACTTATCTTGGCGCAGTTTCAGGACTTTCCTTAGGATTTATTCTTGGGAAAGTGTTTGGCCATAAAATACTTGATAAATTGGTGAAAAAGAACAAGGCTAAATATTTGTTACAATCAAAAGAACTAATAGATAGATATGGTCATTTTGCTTTAGTTATAAGCTATTTCATACCAATTGTGAGGCATATACTTCCGTACTTAGTAGGTATGAATAACATGTCTTTTAAAAAATACGCTTTGTATTACTACACAGCAGGTTTTGTTTGGACATTGCTTTACTTTTCACTTGGTTTGTTCTTTGGAGAACACATTGAAAGTATTTCCATGTTTGCAACAAAATACGGTATATACTTTGGCGTTTTCGTCGGTATTGTAGGATGTTTTTATTATTTTTATACACGAAAATTAAAGTCGGTATCGTAAAATGTTTTTATTATTTTATTTACGAAAAATGGCTCATCACCAAAATCCGGGGATGACAAAATCAATGACCTGTTTCCAAACGTAAACGGAGGAAAAGATGGGCATCATTTCGGTAGCCAAAACCACGTCTTTTGATGAGCTTAATTTTATTATTTGTGCCCTCCATAATGCCGTTTGAGAAAGGTGAGTATATGGTATCTACCATGGCTTTCTCACGAACAATCACGGTTTTAGCTATCTTTGAAACTACACCACTTGTGTGAAATTGATAGCGTTCGAGCCAGTCTTTTAAGCGCTTTGTTGCTTGTGTATCCGTTGTAGCTTTTAACACATAACGCATGTGATTCAATGCTTGATAGATATGCTTTGTATGAAAATCTTCCCGTAGCCATTCACGCACAAAACCACGTTCTTCCTCTGTTAACTCTTCCGGTTTTCGCGCTAAACAGCGGTCGATAAATCGGGATTTGTGCTGCTTTTTTGCTTCACCTAAGTAACATCGTCTGCGCTGCTGGGCATCGGTGAAAAATTGAATCAAATGAAAGCGGTCCAATACATGAATAGCTGTTGGGTAAACGGCTTGAATCGCACCTGCCATGGCCACTGCGAAATCACTGACCACGGTTTGAATCGACCCTACCACTTTCTTTAAAACCAATTCAATTGCGTCTTGATCTCGGTGAGGAACAATCGCCAAAATACGCCCTGTTTCAGCGTTTAAGACACTCGTCGCATAGTTGTGCCCTTTGCGTAAAGCGAATTCATCGACACAAATATGTTTCGCACTTTCTTCGACTAATTGTTCGGGTGCATACGTGTAAAACCAGCGTTCAACCGTTCAACCGTTGTATACGGAAGTGCATAGTCACGTGCGACATCCGCAATTGAGCGACCATGACAACGCTTCGTAATTTCACGACGAAACGATTCCGTCGAGGAATGAACAAGCCCTAATCCATAGTCAAATGTGAACGTAAATCCACAATTTTTACAGCGTTGGCGAGGCACAAATAATTCAATCCAAAGCACGCCAATATGCCAGGCACAGCCATGCCGAAAACGGCGTAGGGCACGATCATGACAAACAGTCCGACCTTGGCAATTTGGACAAGCTATTGATTGTGGCGCAATGTCCACGCGAAAAATATTTGGCTCCTCCTCAGATGGCAGAGCGATTTCAAAAAAGGATGGCAACTGTAGAATTAATTTGATAAACTTAGAGCACAAAGTGAAAACTCCTCTCGTGGTTTGTCTCAGCAACAATTACGATACGTGAGTTTTCACTTTTTTTCTATACTTTAATGTAAATTTATTGAATTTTTATGTGGTCAACCCCAAGTTATGGTGATGAGCCCGAAAAATAAAAGAATAGTTAAAATTAGGAACTGTAATTATGGATAGGAATATATTGCATGAAATAGGTTGATTGGAACGAAGACTGAACGCCCCTAGGAGCGCTAAGTTGGAACGACAATCAGCTTCATGTTATGGTGCTTGGACTGTTTAATGTATATCTGGTAATTTAAAATACTTTGAAATTTGGTGGAATTTGATGACTAAAGAAACAATACTAATAGTTGATGATGAAAAAGAGATTAGAAATCTTATTGCTATTTATTTAAAAAATGAAGGCTACGATATTCTAGAAGCAAGTGATGGAGAGGAGGGCTTAAGTCTTTTAAAGAAACATAAAGTACATTTAATTGTCTTAGATATTATGATGCCGAACGTGGATGGTATCGAAATGTGTATGAAGGTAAGGGAAATAGCCGAGATGCCAATTATTATGCTGTCAGCAAAGTCTCAGGATATGGATAAAATCACCGGATTAACTTTAGGGGCAGATGATTATGTAACAAAGCCCTTTAACCCTTTAGAGCTAATTGCGCGCATAAAATCTCAGCTTCGTAGATATATCAAAATGGATCGACTAGATAGTATGAACGAAAGTGAGATAGAGATTGGTGATTTGCGAATCAATACCGACACACATGAAGTAATCGTCAACAATGAAAAAGTAAAGCTTACACCAAGGGAGTTTTCTATTCTCGAATTACTTGCAAGAAATCAAGGCATAGTCATGAGCGCTGAGCAAATTTATGAAAAGGTTTGGAAGGAAGAGGCTATACAGTCTGAAAACACGGTAATGGTACATATACGAAAAATACGAGAAAGAATTGAGACAAATCCAAGAAATCCTCAATATATTAAAACGGTATGGGGAGTAGGTTATAAAATTGAGAAAGATCATTAAGCCATTCAAATACTTACTAAGCAAACTAAAAATACTTATCATAAATGCCATTACAAAAGTTCGACAAAGTATCAGAATTCAACTTTTAACAACTTTTATTCTTTGTGCATTTCTCGGTTTACTTGTTGCTCGAGTTACTCTACCATTTTTAGAGAATATCAATGAAACAGTTACTATTGACTATAGTGGAGGTATGCAGCAAATAAACTTTCAAGCGCAGCGTGCGGCAGATTTGGCTGTTAGTGAAAATAGTATTGAAGCTTTACAGCAAATGATTGAAGATGAAAATTTAAAGATGGAAATGAAACAGAGTGCGTTGAAAGTGCTAGTTACCGATGAGCGCGGGAAGGTTTTGTATAAAACAAAACAAGCGGAAGAGGAACAAATCGATTTGCATAATAAGATTCGTCATGTAATGGATTTTGCAATCAACAACCCATTCTATAATTATGATATACCGCAAGTCGAGGATTCGCGGCAAGAATTTATTGCCTTTTATCCATTAACGATAGAAGATAAAGGTTTATATTTGTTTGTCAGTGGTATTCCAAAAGGTGCAGTTATTTCACAAAAAAAAAAGGGTCCTATTCCTCCTTTAATGGGAATTGCTTTTTTTACCTTTTCATTCTTCTATATAACAAAACGAAAAATGAAACAAATTGAGGCGTTGGCGAAGGGGGTTAAGGAAATCGCAAAAGGAGATTTAACTTATCGAATTGAGAAAAAGGGAAAAGATGAAATAGCTTTATTAACAGAGAATGTCAATCATATGGCCGAAGCAATTATGGCAAGTATAGAAATGGAACGAAGGATTGATAAACAAAAAAATGAATTAATCACAAATGTTTCACACGACCTTCGGACACCACTTACTTCAATTATGGGCTATTTACGATTGTTAAGAGATGAAAAGTACGAAACGAAGGAGCAATATGATGAGTATATAAAAATTGCTTTCTCAAAATCTGAACAGCTAAAAAACCTGATTGATGATTTATTTGAATATACGAAGTTAACGAATGAAAGCAATGTCCTTGCGCAACACCAAGTATGTCTCAATGAACTTCTCGATCAGTTAATTGAGGAGTTGATTCCGCAAGCGGAGGAAAACCATCGTACATTTATTAAAAATTTCTCAGAGGAGCGGATCTTTGCGACAGTAGATTCTGAAAAAATTGTCAGGGTTTTTGATAATTTATTAATGAATGCCATTAAATATAGTACAGATAAAGGTGAGATTTTTGTTTCCCTTGAAAGAAAAGAAAGGTATGTTCAAATTTGTGTTGCAAATGAAAGTAATGAATTTACATCCGAGGAGCTAATGAGCTTATTTGAGCGATTTTATAAAAAAGATCAGTCTAGAACAAGTGTAGCGGAAGGTTCAGGACTTGGACTTGCTATTGCTAAAAGTATTGTAGAACTACATGGTGGCAAAATTGAAGCAAAGTATGCAGACGGTTTGTTGCAGTTTATCATCATGCTACCTGTTATAGCTGCTGAATAGTGATTGAGTGATTGGACAACATATTGTTAATAAGCATTTCTTGAATTGTATCTAAAATGCTTGTGTCTTTTATTAGTATTTGAATTTCTGTCTGCTTGTACTGTCGTTGAAATTCATAAATATATTCTGTGATAATTTGTAAGTTGAAACTGTTTTTAATTTCCACCTCAACAAAAAACGGTAATGTTAATTGGGGATGTTTTGAACAGCCACCGCGACGAATCCAAATTGCTTCATTGACAAAATAACGGATAGGTAGTTGACGATTACTTGCAATAAATAAGTCCATTTAATACTCCTTTGTATAAACGATTTAACAAAAGCCTAAAGGAAATTAGATAAATCGTCAAAAGATATACTATAAGAAAAACATGAGGAAATCTTGTATAAAGGCTTCCTTATGTTTTTATTTTTGTTTTTGTGTTGGTTTTCACTTGAATATGTCCGTTTTTGGGACTGATTGTAAAGCGGGTGTAAACATTTATTTAATGCATTGTAAATGATATTTACATACATACTAAAACTATTAATAATAAAGTCTGACAACAATGAAAGGGTTGAATGGATTGGATATTAATATACAGGAAATGGTTTTCCAGTTTCTTGGAGGGCTAGGCTTATTTCTTTTTGCTATTAAATTTATGGGTGATGGACTGCAAAAGGCTGCAGGTGATCGTCTACGAGATATTTTAGATAAATTTACAACGAATCCATTGATGGGTGTATTAGTCGGAATTGTCGTGACGGTTCTTATTCAATCGAGTTCAGGCACGACTGTTATTACAGTTGGATTAGTCAGTGCGGGTTTAATGAAATTGCGTCAAGCTATTGGGGTTATTATGGGCGCCAATATTGGTACTACGATAACAGCTTTTATTATAGGAGTTAACGTAGGTGCATATGCTTATCCAATTATGGCAGTCGGCGCGATTTGTTTATTCTTCTTTAAAAAAAGCATGATTCAAAATATCGGACAAGTTTTGTTTGGATTTGCGGGTTTATTTATTGGTTTAGAGCTGATGAGTGGTGGTATGAAGCCACTACGAGATTGGCAACCATTTTTAGATTTAACTGTGCAAATGTCTGATGTGCCTATTTTAGGTGTGCTAGTAGGTACGATATTTACATTGATTGTTCAATCATCTTCAGCAACGGTTGGTATTTTACAAGGATTGTATTCAGAAGGATTAATTTCATTACATGGTGCATTACCAGTATTGTTTGGAGATAATATTGGAACAACAATTACGGCCATTTTAGCTGCATTAGGTGCATCGATTGCCGCAAAACGTGTAGCAGCAACACATTTACTATTCAATGTTGTCGGTACAGTGATCTTTATGCTTATTCTAGGATTATTTACAAACTACGTAGAATGGATCGCTGGTGTATTAAATTTAGAGCCGAAAATGCAAATTGCCTTTGCACATGGAACTTTTAATGTCTTGAATACAATTATACAGTTACCATTAATCGGAGTTTGGGCTTATGTTGTGACGAAATTGATTCCAGGTGAGGATTCAGTTATAGAATATAAACCGAAATTTTTGGATAAAAATTTAATTGTTAAATCGCCTTCAGTTGCACTTGGTCAGGCAAAAATGGAGGTTGTCCGCATGGGTGAATTTAGTATTCAAGGTCTTGAGGAAACGCTAACTATTTTAAAAACTTCTGATACAAAATTAATGGGAACTGTTGAGCAGCTAGAAGATGCCATTAACAATTTAGATCGGAAATCAACGGAATATTTAGTCGAGCTTTCAAAGCAATCACTATCGAGCCATGACTCCCAAGTGCATCATGCTCTATTTGAAAATATACGTGATATTGAACGAATTGGAGATCATGTAGAAAATATCATCGAGCTGTTACAGTATAAAGATAGTAATCGAGTTCGTCTAAGTGATGAGGCATTTAAAGAATTGGAAGAGATGTTTGTCTATACATTGGAAACAGTTAAAATGGCTATTGAAGCCCTTGATAAACGTGATATCACATTAGCAAACCAAGTATTAGAAAAAGAAAATGAAATCGACAATATGGAGCGACGATTACGTAAACTGCATATTAAACGTTTAAATGAAGGCACATGCTCAGGTTCAGCAGGTATTGTATTTGCAGATATAGTAAGCAATCTAGAAAGAATCGGCGATCATGCCTCGAATATAGCAGAAACTGTAATTTCTTAAAAAGAAAGAGAGCTGTTCAGCGTTGAACAGCTCTTTTTTATAGGGTGACAGTAGAACCTTCGAAGTGACGGATAGAACTCTCGAACCGCCGGATAGAACATTCAAACTGATGGACAATAGCTCCCGAACTGACAGGTAGAACCTTCAAATCGACGGATAGTCGTATGCATCAATCGTCTCTAGAAAATATTTTAGCGCAGGTGACTGTACTTCGTCATTACGATAAATAAACCAAGTAGGGATTTGAGCCTGCTTTGTCGCTAGTATGTGCAGAGACAGTGACTGTGTATCCATATATCTTTGAGCGATTGCGCGTGGCAGTAATGTCACACCTAAACCAGCAGCAACGCAGCCAATGATTCCATCAAGGGTACCAAATTCCATACGCTTCTGTGGTCGCACACCGTCCTCGTGCAACCAATGTTCTAAAATGGCTCTATATGAGCAGCCATGATGAAAAGTAATGAGTGTGCTGTCCTCTACATCTCGTAGGCTATCAATACGTTTATGCTTGCTAGATGTGATGACAACAAGCTCCTCACAAACAAATTCCTTTGCTAGGATATTTTCTTTATAAACGGGTCCTACTACAAATGCACCATCTAATTCATAGTTCTCTAACCGCTCAATATTTTGTTGAGATGGACTTGTCAATATAGTGATATCCACTTGTTTATAGGCTTTATGGAAAGTTGTTAATAGGGCAGGTAAGTGTAGTGCCGCAGTCGATTCCATTGAACCGATACGTAAAAGACCTCTATTTTCCTCTGAATCCTGAAGTACTTCAAAGGATTTTTCATAGAGATGTAGCATTTTTAATACCATTTCATAAAATTGCTCTCCCTTTGGTGTCAATCGGATGCCTCGATGTCCTCGATAAAAAAAGGTTGTATGATACATGGCCTCAAGATTTTGTATTTTCATAGAGATATTGGATTGTGTGTAATTGAGTTCTGCAGCAGCCTTGGAGAAGCTACCTGTTTGCACGACTGTCCGAAAAATTAAGAGATCATTAATATTCATACTTTTCCTCCAGCCATCAATTTATTTGATATCTATTATAACGAATTCATACTATTTGTGATACCTGTATTTTCGTTATAGTGAGAAGGAGGGGAGGGAAAATATGCACAAGCAAACAGTTCAATATTTAGTTGGAGGCATTTTTGCATTAGTCA of Lysinibacillus agricola contains these proteins:
- a CDS encoding ABC transporter ATP-binding protein; protein product: MIEVNNLTKRFGDFYSVQNVDLQIKKGEVFGFLGPNGAGKSTTIRHLMGFLQPTEGQCSIKGLNCRQSTAEIQKFVGYLPGEIAFIDKMTGQQFIKFIAQMRGLHDLTRANELMQYFELNAAGLIKKMSKGMKQKVGLICAFMHNPEIVILDEPTSGLDPLIQTKFIEFILAEKEKGTTIFMSSHMIEEIEKTCDRVAILNAGKIVATETIADLKKRKSKKFLIEFQSEQELSRFLGEQLKIEQTGPTQAIIKVQGNVQTLLHTLADYKINDLDIISQSLEDIFMHYYERGGQES
- a CDS encoding class I SAM-dependent methyltransferase, whose amino-acid sequence is MLTFLTEFIKHPKTIGAISPSSKKLAKKMVDQICFENARCIVELGPGTGSFTKELVKRKEQSTKLILIESNEVFCDKLREQFEHEPSIIVIHGSAENLCIYMSALNIKKIDYVVSGLPFTSLNPAISSRILQNVKECLEDGEFITFQYSLVRKSFIQNYFEDISHEKVWINFPPAYVLSCKIGNVRAS
- a CDS encoding DedA family protein, with protein sequence MGLQDLLSTIEQYGYFALFFSLWIGIVGMPLPDEMIVMSGGFLSSLGKMSVLKAFVLTYLGAVSGLSLGFILGKVFGHKILDKLVKKNKAKYLLQSKELIDRYGHFALVISYFIPIVRHILPYLVGMNNMSFKKYALYYYTAGFVWTLLYFSLGLFFGEHIESISMFATKYGIYFGVFVGIVGCFYYFYTRKLKSVS
- a CDS encoding transposase — its product is MCVDEFALRKGHNYATSVLNAETGRILAIVPHRDQDAIELVLKKVVGSIQTVVSDFAVAMAGAIQAVYPTAIHVLDRFHLIQFFTDAQQRRRCYLGEAKKQHKSRFIDRCLARKPEELTEEERGFVREWLREDFHTKHIYQALNHMRYVLKATTDTQATKRLKDWLERYQFHTSGVVSKIAKTVIVREKAMVDTIYSPFSNGIMEGTNNKIKLIKRRGFGYRNDAHLFLRLRLETGH
- a CDS encoding response regulator transcription factor, with protein sequence MTKETILIVDDEKEIRNLIAIYLKNEGYDILEASDGEEGLSLLKKHKVHLIVLDIMMPNVDGIEMCMKVREIAEMPIIMLSAKSQDMDKITGLTLGADDYVTKPFNPLELIARIKSQLRRYIKMDRLDSMNESEIEIGDLRINTDTHEVIVNNEKVKLTPREFSILELLARNQGIVMSAEQIYEKVWKEEAIQSENTVMVHIRKIRERIETNPRNPQYIKTVWGVGYKIEKDH
- a CDS encoding HAMP domain-containing sensor histidine kinase produces the protein MRKIIKPFKYLLSKLKILIINAITKVRQSIRIQLLTTFILCAFLGLLVARVTLPFLENINETVTIDYSGGMQQINFQAQRAADLAVSENSIEALQQMIEDENLKMEMKQSALKVLVTDERGKVLYKTKQAEEEQIDLHNKIRHVMDFAINNPFYNYDIPQVEDSRQEFIAFYPLTIEDKGLYLFVSGIPKGAVISQKKKGPIPPLMGIAFFTFSFFYITKRKMKQIEALAKGVKEIAKGDLTYRIEKKGKDEIALLTENVNHMAEAIMASIEMERRIDKQKNELITNVSHDLRTPLTSIMGYLRLLRDEKYETKEQYDEYIKIAFSKSEQLKNLIDDLFEYTKLTNESNVLAQHQVCLNELLDQLIEELIPQAEENHRTFIKNFSEERIFATVDSEKIVRVFDNLLMNAIKYSTDKGEIFVSLERKERYVQICVANESNEFTSEELMSLFERFYKKDQSRTSVAEGSGLGLAIAKSIVELHGGKIEAKYADGLLQFIIMLPVIAAE
- a CDS encoding Na/Pi cotransporter family protein — protein: MVFQFLGGLGLFLFAIKFMGDGLQKAAGDRLRDILDKFTTNPLMGVLVGIVVTVLIQSSSGTTVITVGLVSAGLMKLRQAIGVIMGANIGTTITAFIIGVNVGAYAYPIMAVGAICLFFFKKSMIQNIGQVLFGFAGLFIGLELMSGGMKPLRDWQPFLDLTVQMSDVPILGVLVGTIFTLIVQSSSATVGILQGLYSEGLISLHGALPVLFGDNIGTTITAILAALGASIAAKRVAATHLLFNVVGTVIFMLILGLFTNYVEWIAGVLNLEPKMQIAFAHGTFNVLNTIIQLPLIGVWAYVVTKLIPGEDSVIEYKPKFLDKNLIVKSPSVALGQAKMEVVRMGEFSIQGLEETLTILKTSDTKLMGTVEQLEDAINNLDRKSTEYLVELSKQSLSSHDSQVHHALFENIRDIERIGDHVENIIELLQYKDSNRVRLSDEAFKELEEMFVYTLETVKMAIEALDKRDITLANQVLEKENEIDNMERRLRKLHIKRLNEGTCSGSAGIVFADIVSNLERIGDHASNIAETVIS
- a CDS encoding LysR family transcriptional regulator, with translation MNINDLLIFRTVVQTGSFSKAAAELNYTQSNISMKIQNLEAMYHTTFFYRGHRGIRLTPKGEQFYEMVLKMLHLYEKSFEVLQDSEENRGLLRIGSMESTAALHLPALLTTFHKAYKQVDITILTSPSQQNIERLENYELDGAFVVGPVYKENILAKEFVCEELVVITSSKHKRIDSLRDVEDSTLITFHHGCSYRAILEHWLHEDGVRPQKRMEFGTLDGIIGCVAAGLGVTLLPRAIAQRYMDTQSLSLHILATKQAQIPTWFIYRNDEVQSPALKYFLETIDAYDYPSI